One region of Thunnus albacares chromosome 20, fThuAlb1.1, whole genome shotgun sequence genomic DNA includes:
- the msl1b gene encoding male-specific lethal 1 homolog isoform X1, with protein MTLRATLLPHRGFKQTADTVDLDKTHIGAATVGPVSLKRESCDFVIDITDLQRGEIPSKSSKLDQNYMTSKVSLAATVAEVVQGDNKTVGILSPVRPMGGEGTPVKGKPLSVDNMDNPQMALNNNPKDAGADDSAKGVVPGVLGTASIELSSEGKWRNIRKTPTNPQTQANCLRQILLLQLDLIEQQQQQLQSKDKEIDELKADKETLLARIERMERRLQLTRKDPPRDKRLFQPLEPWTPDKEDMWDLDVEESPQANPSTPLNFSRGGKGQKRKSCFGDGKVQKSRGKSAKLSPQKSEIQPGSPNQRELRSKETPEKTVPMRSGAEKDILLPCKEEPELSCQMEDLPFMSTTEMYLCCWNQPPLSPLRETSPKKEEEVASEWTPHVVHDMLIVFPSWRENYIEPLVEDSSFNPPESLDDNVFLKRHMKLELDEKRRKRWDIQRIREQRMFQRLQQRMNRKKVIQETEPEVSSFYPDTEDVETIVITPFLPVVAFGRPLPKLSQQNFELPWLDDRSRCRIEVPKKHTPHRTCRK; from the exons ATGACTCTGAGAGCGACCCTGCTTCCACACAGAGGATTCAAGCAGACCGCTGACACCGTCGACTTGGACAAAACGCACATTGGAGCCGCCACTGTGGGTCCTGTGAGCCTGAAGAGGGAGTCCTGCGACTTTGTTATAGACATTACAGACTTACAGCGGGGCGAGATCCCGAGCAAATCTAGCAAATTAGACCAGAATTACATGACAAGCAAGGTTTCCCTCGCTGCCACAGTCGCAGAAGTAGTTCAAGGAGACAATAAAACCGTGGGGATATTGTCCCCTGTCAGACCAATGGGGGGTGAGGGAACCCCGGTGAAAGGTAAACCCCTCTCTGTTGACAACATGGATAACCCTCAGATGGCTTTGAACAATAACCCCAAGGATGCTGGTGCTGATGACAGTGCGAAGGGGGTCGTCCCCGGAGTCCTCGGCACAGCATCCATTGAACTCTCCTCTGAGGGCAAGTGGAGGAACATCAGGAAGACCCCCACTAATCCCCAGACACAAGCGAACTGCCTCCGACAGATTCTCCTCCTGCAACTGGACCTGATtgaacaacagcaacaacagctgcAGTCCAAAGACAAGGAGATAGATGAGCTCAAAGCAGACAAGGAGACA CTGCTTGCACGTATTGAGCGCATGGAGCGCCGCCTGCAGCTCACAAGAAAGGACCCGCCGCGTGACAAACGCCTCTTCCAGCCCCTGGAGCCATGGACGCCGGACAAAGAGGACATGTGGGATCTGGATGTGGAGGAGAGTCCACAGGCCAACCCATCCACTCCGCTCAACTTCAGTCGAGGCGGCAAAGGTCAAAAGAG GAAATCTTGCTTTGGAGATGGAAAAGTCCAGAAATCGCGGGGCAAAAGCGCCAAGCTGAGCCCCCAGAAGTCTGAGATTCAGCCCGGCTCTCCCAATCAAAGAGAGCTGCGCAGTAAGGAAACCCCAGAGAAGACTGTACCCATGAGGTCAGGGGCAGAAAAGGACATTTTGCTCCCGTGCAAAGAGGAGCCTGAGCTGAGCTGTCAGATGGAAGATCTGCCCTTCATGTCTACCACAGAGATGTATCTCTGTTGCTGGAACCAACCTCCTCTGTCCCCTCTGCGTGAGACTTCCCctaaaaaggaggaggaggtggccaGTGAGTGGACTCCTCATGTAGTACATGATATGCTGATTGTTT TTCCATCTTGGAGAGAAAATTATATAGAGCCTTTGGTTGAGGACTCGTCCTTTAACCCCCCTGAG TCGTTGGACGACAACGTGTTTTTGAAGCGCCACATGAAGCTGGAGTTggatgagaagaggaggaaaag ATGGGACATCCAGCGAATCAGAGAGCAGCGCATGTTTCAGCGTTTGCAGCAGCGCATGAACAGGAAGAAAGTCATCCAGGAGACCGAACCAGAGGTCTCATCCTTCTATCCCGACACCGAAGATG tTGAAACTATCGTGATCACTCCCTTCTTGCCTGTGGTTGCGTTCGGCCGACCGTTGCCCAAACTCTCACAACA GAACTTTGAGCTGCCTTGGCTGGACGACCGGAGCCGATGTCGCATCGAGGTGCCCAAGAAACACACCCCTCACCGGACCTGTCGGAAGTGA
- the chmp2a gene encoding charged multivesicular body protein 2a, producing the protein MEFLFGKRKTPEEMLKQNQRALNRAMRELDRERMKLEQQEKKIIADIKKMAKQGQMDAVKIMAKDLVRTRRYVKKFIMMKANIQAVSLKIQTLKSNNSMAQAMKGVTKAMATMNRQLKLPQIQKIMMEFERQSEIMDMKEEMMNDAIDDAMGDEDDEEESDAIVSQVLDELGLNLSDELSNLPSTGGSLSVAGGKKAEPQAALADADADLEERLNNLRKD; encoded by the exons ATGGAATTCTTGTTTGGGAAGAGGAAGACTCCAGAGGAGATGCTGAAGCAGAATCAGAGGGCGCTCAATCGGGCCATGAGAGAACTGGACAGAGAGCGAATGAAACTGGAGCAACAGGAGAAGAAGATCATCGCTGACATAAAGAAAATGGCCAAACAGGGACAGATg GACGCCGTCAAGATCATGGCCAAGGATTTGGTTCGCACAAGACGCTACGTGAAGAAGTTCATCATGATGAAAGCCAACATTCAGGCTGTCAGTCTCAAGATACAGACGCTCAAGTCCAACAACAGCATGGCGCAGGCCATGAAAGGCGTCACCAAAGCCATGGCCACCATGAACAGACAG CTGAAACTGCCTCAGATTCAGAAGATCATGATGGAGTTCGAGCGACAGAGTGAAATCATGGACatgaaggaggagatgatgaaTGACGCCATCGACGACGCCATgggtgatgaagatgatgaggaggagag TGACGCCATCGTGTCTCAAGTCCTGGACGAGCTGGGTCTGAATCTATCAGACGAACTGTCAA ATCTTCCGAGCACCGGCGGCAGCTTGTCCGTGGCCGGAGGAAAGAAGGCCGAGCCCCAGGCCGCCCTGGCCGACGCAGACGCCGATCTGGAGGAGCGGCTGAATAACCTCCGAAAAGACTGA
- the LOC122971919 gene encoding gastric inhibitory polypeptide, whose amino-acid sequence MKVVLFELLVICLLGALHARAKTEPEKMGLDEEEQHLARRYAESTIASEMSKIMDSMVQKNFVDFLLNQKQKKSKPAAVEEDAEERQYNNLLKLSLHERQRRNI is encoded by the exons ATGAAGGTAGTGCTGTTTGAACTTTTGGTCATCTGCCTGCTTGGAGCTTTGCATGCACGAGCAAAGACTGAACCTGAGAAGATGGG TCTCGATGAAGaggagcagcacttggcgaGAAGATACGCTGAGTCGACCATTGCCAGCGAGATGAGCAAAATCATGGATTCAATGGTGCAGAAAAACTTTGTCGACTTCTTGCTCaaccagaaacagaaaaaaagcaa GCCTGCTGCTGTGGAGGAAGATGCAGAGGAGCGTCAGTACAACAACCTGCTGAAGCTCAGTCTGCAcgagaggcagaggagaaacATCTAG
- the mrm1 gene encoding rRNA methyltransferase 1, mitochondrial — MWVFTSAHQHKMLLVCTRGLYKPVSVTGEVSLSACYHKTHALLSSDDSSIKPVVRRRRSVLKDLNKPVASDHERSAVSKAWRNEKPGLQTRDDYRVSSELRKLCLEDSEDWERPARQRSTQDSKADDYEIVFGIAPCVLALTQGRRKARKLFVKDGEASHRASVLKVCEEAHRRGVQVQRVSKKDLDKMSAGRVHQGVCLQASPLNYLTEDSAPKRKDNTTPLWLVLEGVQDPMNLGAILRSAYFLGVDRVASSLRSSCPLSPVVSKASSGAMEVIGVYGYENLEDMLKLKVAQGWQVVGTVGAEAEERQIPVTRCSDFQMTRPTLLLMGGEGEGLSEKLLSLCQTLLTIPAGRDLFPGIESLNVSVATGILLHSLLSSRRST; from the coding sequence ATGTGGGTTTTCACCTCTGCACATCAGCACAAGATGCTACTTGTCTGTACTAGAGGATTATACAAGCCTGTATCAGTCACAGGAGAAGTCTCTCTGTCCGCCTGTTACCATAAAACACATGCTCTCCTGTCCTCTGATGACAGCAGCATTAAACCAGTAGTGAGGAGACGACGCAGTGTGTTAAAAGACTTAAACAAGCCTGTCGCATCTGACCATGAGAGGTCAGCTGTGAGTAAAGCCTGGAGGAATGAGAAGCCAGGGTTACAGACGAGAGACGACTACAGAGTATCATCTGAACTCAGGAAACTGTGTCTGGAGGACTCTGAGGACTGGGAGCGGCCGGCGAGACAGAGGTCAACACAGGACTCCAAAGCAGACGACTATGAGATTGTTTTTGGCATCGCTCCCTGTGTCTTGGCGCTCACTCAGGGTAGAAGAAAGGCCCGTAAACTGTTTGTTAAAGATGGCGAGGCCTCTCACAGGGCCTCTGTGTTAAAGGTGTGTGAGGAAGCTCATCGGAGAGGAGTACAGGTCCAGCGGGTCAGTAAGAAGGATCTGGACAAGATGTCTGCAGGGCGAGTACACCAAGGAGTTTGTCTACAAGCTAGTCCACTGAACTATCTCACCGAGGACTCTGCACccaaaagaaaagacaacacCACGCCTCTCTGGCTTGTCCTGGAAGGAGTTCAGGACCCGATGAATCTTGGCGCCATCCTGCGCTCTGCGTACTTCCTCGGCGTGGACAGAGTCGCCAGCAGCCTTCGCTCCAGCTGTCCTCTGTCCCCGGTGGTCAGCAAGGCCAGCTCAGGCGCCATGGAGGTGATCGGGGTGTACGGATATGAAAACCTTGAAGATATGCTGAAGCTGAAGGTGGCACAGGGCTGGCAAGTGGTTGGCACCGTGGGAGCCGAGGCAGAGGAGCGCCAGATTCCTGTCACCCGGTGTTCAGACTTTCAGATGACCAGACCCACGTTGTTGTTGATGGGGGGTGAGGGGGAAGGATTGTCCGAGAAGCTGCTCTCTCTGTGCCAAACTCTTCTCACCATCCCAGCTGGCAGAGACTTGTTCCCCGGTATCGAGTCTCTCAACGTCTCTGTGGCTACGGGCATTCTGCTGCACTCTCTGCTGTCCTCCAGGAGGTCGACGTGA
- the msl1b gene encoding male-specific lethal 1 homolog isoform X2: MTLRATLLPHRGFKQTADTVDLDKTHIGAATVGPVSLKRESCDFVIDITDLQRGEIPSKSSKLDQNYMTSKVSLAATVAEVVQGDNKTVGILSPVRPMGGEGTPVKGKPLSVDNMDNPQMALNNNPKDAGADDSAKGVVPGVLGTASIELSSEGKWRNIRKTPTNPQTQANCLRQILLLQLDLIEQQQQQLQSKDKEIDELKADKETLLARIERMERRLQLTRKDPPRDKRLFQPLEPWTPDKEDMWDLDVEESPQANPSTPLNFSRGGKGQKRKSCFGDGKVQKSRGKSAKLSPQKSEIQPGSPNQRELRSKETPEKTVPMRSGAEKDILLPCKEEPELSCQMEDLPFMSTTEMYLCCWNQPPLSPLRETSPKKEEEVAIPSWRENYIEPLVEDSSFNPPESLDDNVFLKRHMKLELDEKRRKRWDIQRIREQRMFQRLQQRMNRKKVIQETEPEVSSFYPDTEDVETIVITPFLPVVAFGRPLPKLSQQNFELPWLDDRSRCRIEVPKKHTPHRTCRK; this comes from the exons ATGACTCTGAGAGCGACCCTGCTTCCACACAGAGGATTCAAGCAGACCGCTGACACCGTCGACTTGGACAAAACGCACATTGGAGCCGCCACTGTGGGTCCTGTGAGCCTGAAGAGGGAGTCCTGCGACTTTGTTATAGACATTACAGACTTACAGCGGGGCGAGATCCCGAGCAAATCTAGCAAATTAGACCAGAATTACATGACAAGCAAGGTTTCCCTCGCTGCCACAGTCGCAGAAGTAGTTCAAGGAGACAATAAAACCGTGGGGATATTGTCCCCTGTCAGACCAATGGGGGGTGAGGGAACCCCGGTGAAAGGTAAACCCCTCTCTGTTGACAACATGGATAACCCTCAGATGGCTTTGAACAATAACCCCAAGGATGCTGGTGCTGATGACAGTGCGAAGGGGGTCGTCCCCGGAGTCCTCGGCACAGCATCCATTGAACTCTCCTCTGAGGGCAAGTGGAGGAACATCAGGAAGACCCCCACTAATCCCCAGACACAAGCGAACTGCCTCCGACAGATTCTCCTCCTGCAACTGGACCTGATtgaacaacagcaacaacagctgcAGTCCAAAGACAAGGAGATAGATGAGCTCAAAGCAGACAAGGAGACA CTGCTTGCACGTATTGAGCGCATGGAGCGCCGCCTGCAGCTCACAAGAAAGGACCCGCCGCGTGACAAACGCCTCTTCCAGCCCCTGGAGCCATGGACGCCGGACAAAGAGGACATGTGGGATCTGGATGTGGAGGAGAGTCCACAGGCCAACCCATCCACTCCGCTCAACTTCAGTCGAGGCGGCAAAGGTCAAAAGAG GAAATCTTGCTTTGGAGATGGAAAAGTCCAGAAATCGCGGGGCAAAAGCGCCAAGCTGAGCCCCCAGAAGTCTGAGATTCAGCCCGGCTCTCCCAATCAAAGAGAGCTGCGCAGTAAGGAAACCCCAGAGAAGACTGTACCCATGAGGTCAGGGGCAGAAAAGGACATTTTGCTCCCGTGCAAAGAGGAGCCTGAGCTGAGCTGTCAGATGGAAGATCTGCCCTTCATGTCTACCACAGAGATGTATCTCTGTTGCTGGAACCAACCTCCTCTGTCCCCTCTGCGTGAGACTTCCCctaaaaaggaggaggaggtggcca TTCCATCTTGGAGAGAAAATTATATAGAGCCTTTGGTTGAGGACTCGTCCTTTAACCCCCCTGAG TCGTTGGACGACAACGTGTTTTTGAAGCGCCACATGAAGCTGGAGTTggatgagaagaggaggaaaag ATGGGACATCCAGCGAATCAGAGAGCAGCGCATGTTTCAGCGTTTGCAGCAGCGCATGAACAGGAAGAAAGTCATCCAGGAGACCGAACCAGAGGTCTCATCCTTCTATCCCGACACCGAAGATG tTGAAACTATCGTGATCACTCCCTTCTTGCCTGTGGTTGCGTTCGGCCGACCGTTGCCCAAACTCTCACAACA GAACTTTGAGCTGCCTTGGCTGGACGACCGGAGCCGATGTCGCATCGAGGTGCCCAAGAAACACACCCCTCACCGGACCTGTCGGAAGTGA